TCCTCTCCTCTTTGAAATTTACCGGCACAATGACAACAAGATGTGGTTGGGATTTACTGAGTTCATGGAGGGATTACTTGAGGAAGAACAAAAGATTATGGAGTCCATGGAAATGGAGAGGGTAAAAGTGGTGAAGAAGTTATTGATGATGTCAAAGGAGAAGAAAATGCCTTTGAGCAAGATTTACCATTGTAGATTCTTATTTGGCATTCCTGATAATTTTAGGGACTGGGTTTTGAACTTCCCCGAGGATTTTCGGGTTGTTAACAGTGATGATGGGAGTCGTACTCTTGAATTATTGAAGTGGGATCCTTCATTAGCAGTAAGTGCCCTAGAGAAAGAGTTCATGGTTGATGAGGAAAAAGTGAAGAGGGCATTTAAGTTTCCTTTGAAACATGGGAAATCCTTGGATTTAGATCATGATGAGGTGAACCGATTAAACTTGTTGAATACGTTGCCACTGGTTTCTCCTTATTCAGAAGGGTGGAAGCATGAACTGTTTACATTGGAAGCAGAGAAATACAGAGTTGGCATCATACATGAATTTTTAGGATTGACATTGGAGAAGAAGGCGTCGATACATCATATAGTGGAGTTCAAGGAGGAGTTCAGTCTCACTAAGCATACTTACCAAATGCTTTCGAAGCAGCCAAGGGCATTTTATTTGGCTGGTACTGAGATGAATTGGGTTGTTTTCTTGAAGGATGCTTATGACGAGAATGGGCATTTGATAGAAAAAGATCCTCAAGTGGCCTTTAATGAAAGACTTTATACATACGCTCAGATGCAGCAACCGCCTGAAGAATTGAGTCAGACAAACAGAAATGAAGATTAATGGAGGTAATATCTCAATTTTGTCGTCCCATATGGTACAAAGTACAGTATACTTGTATAACAGTACCGTTTTCATAACATGCAATAATGAGACTACTGTAATATTTAAGTTTACTTGTGTCCTCCGGGAGGACGTCCTCTTTACCCTCAAAGTAGGAGGATCATCCTCCTCATTTCCATTTTGGCCTCCTCCTTTGAGTGTAAGGAGGACGTCCTCCCGGAGGACACAAGTAAATTCCTTATTTTGTTTACTCTAACTAATGCATGCGTGATTACTGTATTCATTATTCTCTTTTGTTCACCCATGAATAATTTGAGCTGCGTTTTTGTTTTACTGTTTTGTTAGCGTGTTACGGTAAAACCTGAGAACCATATGGAATCAATGTCAAAGAAGAGTAGAAGTTGTGAAAGTAATGAGGATAGGTTGAGTGTCATGCCTGATGAAGTGATTCTACATATACTCTCATTAATGCCTACTCTAGATGCTGTTAGAACAATGTTACTCCGCCGATTTGGAGACCTTTGGACTGTGATTCCTGCTCTTacttttgattttgataaatacTGTAATAGAATGCCTCACATGGAGGATGAACTACCAATCATTTTTGACGAATTTTTGAGCTATTCCCTCTGTGTCCGAAATGTGCTGATGCTTCACAAACCTATCTCTTGCTACGCTGACATTATCTGGATGTACGATAGAGCATTATGAGTGCCTATCTCAACCCCACATGGGAGTGTTGAGAAAATTATTGCTTAAAGACGTTAGTGGAAGTACTGAGGCTTACAATCAGTTGATATCTGGATGCCCTTCTCTACGAGAATTGGTTATAGTTTGTGCTTTGGATCTTGAAATCTTGAATATTAACGCTCCAAGTCTTTTAAAGATGTTACAAGTCTTTTAAATTGTACCTTTGCCAGTTAGACTGCCCGTGTACCCTTAAATGTCCCAGATTGAAAATGCTGGATATTGGTGTATTGGTAACATCATCACGTTTTCAGCTCAGTGTGATTGGTGTGTTATATCTCTTCAAGAAGTGAATGTGGTTTCCCGATTCCTATTAAAAGACTTGTAACATTGAGCCTTCTTATCTAAATAATGGCAGGGTGACTGTGAGTTACTTTGCCCAGAGTTAACTGCTTGTGTGCTGCCACTACTTAAGACGGTCACCATTCATGGGAATCATGGCTACAAAAAATGGTGTGAAGGTCAGCTCCAAGTAATAGAGTTTTTGCTGAAAAATGGAGTCGTATTGGAGAAATTGGTAATTACCTTTGGGAAGAATAAATTAACAGTCGAGAAGGTTGATTTGGTCAAGCAAGTATCAACATTCAGGAGAGCCTCCTCAGATGCAACTGTGATCTTTGCTTGAAGAACAAAGAAAGGTCACTTAGGAATTCGGATAGCTTGGACAAGGGAAAATGAACTGTTGAAATGACGTATGCAGTTAGTGGCGGATCTTAGGCTTAGTAGGGCTACAGTGAAATACCCGGCCATTTTGATTTTCATATACTGATACTTGTATGAGCAGCAGATATTGCTCGCTTAAATGGTTGTAAAGCTATGCAACTTTTGTATGTAAGAAGTTTCAAGTTCAAATCTCGTTCTTGTATTTTTTGCAGAAATTCCGCCACTGCCCGAACTGCCTTGGGTATCCCGTGATTTGAATTTGATAAAATTGGCATTGCGGCTAATCAGGAGTGATATTCGGCGAAAGCTGGCACTTTTGAAAACCTGTAATCACCACAGCTCTGAACTCATTGCTGCAAATTTGAGCACTTGATTAGTTAATTTGCATGGTGACAATAATGGTGAGATTATGTCGTTAAGTAAAGATGATAAGTTTCACTGAGAAAGCAATGATTATTATTATGGATACGATACTAAAGTTGGTTGAGGTGAGTGATACAATTCCTGATCCTTCTCCAGTTTTAGTTCTTTCGAATTAAAAAGGAAACTTGGGAGTGGTTTAccgattaatttgttgttggtaTTCATTGAAGAAATCGTATGTAAATGGTACTACGTAACTGTCCTCTATGTCACGCCTTGGTTACTTTGACACTAGAAAACCAAGCTCGTGTGCCACTTAACCCGCAACCTTTGCAAGCTAAGTCAGGCAATTCCTTTGCAGCGGAATATTATAAGTATGGGATATTTTCTCGTGTACCCccgaactttttcgttttctatggtgtaccctcgttttttgcaaaaaaaactttgaccgacaataattctctgttacgagttcagaaaacggtaattttttttttcaaaccaattatctcgtcaaggccttcaatttgaaaaaaaaaaaatcaccgctttttgaactcgtagccggtagttatggttggtcaaacattttttaacgaataaactttgaccgaccataattcccgactacaagttgagacgtcggtgaattttttttcaaacggaagacctcttaaagacagtcaatttggaaaaaaagtttatcgtattttgaacttgtagccaagagttattaacggtcaaagttttttttttgcatgaaaagaagggtatatcatagaaaatgaaaaagctgaggggtacacgagagaatatctcTATAAGTATTATGGAGGATAATTGTCGGATAAGAAGGCTAGACACTAAGTGTGGAAAGGTTGCTTATATTACACTTGAATACTTAAGAGAATTACAAGACTTGGATACAATGtttggtgtgtgtgtgtttggtaGGATGGTTGGCAAATGATCCCCTTACCCCTATTTATACTACTCCTATGGAACTCTCTAGAAGCGGGACCTTCTGGAATGCTCTGGACATCACAACCCCAGAAACTTCCGGAATGTTCCAGACACTACTAGATATCTTTACCCTGTACATGAATGTTCTAGTACCTACTAGAAGATTATGGACCCTTCTAGACAATTCTAGTATGCACTAGAACAATCTAGAATAACCCAGAAGACTGCACACTATTCTAGAATATTCTACACTTCTAGAATATTCTAGTTGACTCTACTATCTTCTACAAACTTCTAGACATTTTTGGATACTTCTCTAATCTTCTAGATTCTTCCTTGAAGATTGATCCTTTGAGCCTTAAAGCGCTCCCAGAACATGAACCCCGGTTGTACGGAAAGTCAACCGTGACATCTAGCTAAGATTTGGTGTATATGAGTATATGACTATAGATTTGGCAAAATTAACCTGAACCTGAAAAAATAATCGAAATGAATTGATAACCAGACGAACACCCGATATGAGTAGTCTGAACTGTACCCGAAACCCTACTCAATCCAAATCGAATCAATATTGGGTTTAATTCAACAACAACCGAATGTTACACGAATCTGATTATATCTAAACGGATAAAAACTTAACCGATTGACATGAATTAGTAATACTTATTTTCTAATAAAAACACTTATATTTTAATTGTTCTTTCATTGATTCTCTATTTAAtaaaactaggtttgtgacccgtgaaattcacgggtttatctgttttagctTTACtattttatcgtattgttaagaTTTGTCCGAGCAattagttgatccatttaaaaagaTATAGTCTTAAAATACATGAAAGTTGGTTAGCTAGTGCCTTATTTCTTTgactactttggtttattttcaaaGTTATATGTTCTACTTTAgttattattttgattaatatactaatagCATGtggttttttttaataaaaaataacTTCAATGAGTCCAGTAATTCATGACACCCATGTGAAAACACATTCAAAAAATTCATGAGTAACCCAACCAATTGATCAACATCCGAGCAACATGCCCTAATCAAATAGATATTGTAAATTAAATAAGATGTTAAAGTTGGTTTAAATGATGTTTATGCTACTAAAATTGTTGAAACTACACATACTGTACTGGGCCGTCACATCTCATCTTTTAATaattttgctttctctcttataaactatttatatttaaacgtccGTGAGATGAAAGTTATTTTAACTTGGCTTGAATAAAAACGTGTCAATAACCATTGAAACTTTACATTATTGATCCTACAATTATAATTATTCGGCTTCAAAACCCTCAGCAACATGGGTCCATGAACAATTGAACATGAacaaaattaattataaataagTATATTAATgtagtttttttaataatttaaaGTAGTTGTCATGTGGCAAAACAATAAATGTTTACGGTTGCCTTTTAAGTAGATTGTATAGATAGATTGTGTACTAAATTTTCTATGTAAAAGTTTGAACGTCCCTTTGTTATCTAGGTCAATGAAGTTAGTGAAAACGAAAGGACAAATTAATGCATTATGCTgaattttttctttgttttttttttagaatGATAAATCTTTCAATATAAGGAGCTTAAAACATatagaattagagtaatttttatcttccaaatattttaattctcataaatcattttttttttatagtaGCATAGTTATGAAGTGTAATAAATGCTAGTCTTAATATATCATTTATATCAATTTGTCAGACATTCTAAATTTTAATTATTTGCAAAAATGATAAATTGAGTTAAATAGTAGTCTACTACAAATCTCATTGCAATCTCATTATGTGTTATAAGACATATACATTAGATAATATGACACGTGCGCATAAATATTAGATCATAATATACATTTAAGTATTTAACCATTATCAATGTCAATAGGATTTACTTTGtccaacttgttaataagattgagatcctcACAATTCAAATTTCACACTATAAGAGCTATTTTTCAAAGggaaaatgatgaataaaaaaacAACACAGGCCAAAATAAAAAACTACATTTGAAAGTTTCTGAAATACTAATTTTTTTATGAAACTAAAAATAATTAGTCCTTTAAATTCATGTTGTCAATCTTATGTTAGTTTATAATATTGTATTGAATGGAATGGGGGGAGTATTTATTTAAGCAactctagtttttttttttttttttttttgcaagaaattcATGATCCTTTTTATTCATCCACCAAGAGgtaagaaaaaaattatataatacAAGAGAACAATTATAGTATTTTCCTTCTTCATATAGCTTTCTTTCTCCAATGAACCAACCCTACAAAAAAATCCATTGAGTGATTAATAACAAACAAAATGGTGGagtttgatttatgtaatattaatcttatcgttattaatttaagtttttctttaaataatgaaaaaaaggGCATTTGATtcataaagatgtaagtatatttacttttaaataacaCAACTTCACAAATTTTGATAGCCCCTAAATAAGAGCAAAACAACATACTCCGTATATGTGAAGGATAAATGTGTGATGAGTAATTCATAACCAATgaaacttaaaaataattaaataaattattaatttaaaacattAATACATTTACCTTGATACAATGATATGAAAGATTATTGACACATACAATTCTCTTGGTGATGAAGGAAAAAAAATATTGACCTGAATTTTGGCTCACAAATATTGCCTTCCAAATATTTATAGCCAGTTAaggatgcgttttatgacttttggatgtcttttttttttaattattatcaaatttaatatattcATAAATATGTAGAAATGTTTTATGACTTTTAAGCATCTTTTTTATTTATTATAGAAATAAATATAGAGTAGggagaaatgaaatgtaaaaggtttgctttaatttttttttactattttttttttttttacaaaatccactTTGCATGAGAGTTGTTTAGGGAGTTATCTTACGAAACTAAAAGATGGTACATACTTTACCTTGCCTTTTATTTAtagattatatttatttattttttgattAGGCATagattatatttatagatttataTACTATATATCTAATATAATGAAATTTAGCAAGTTTATAGCAGTAAGACTTAAGAGGGAATTGCACACATAAACAGTTTAAAATTAGAGTACATGATGAAAATTTTTATTTGGTttaacctattctatttttaaaaattaaaatgcaaaatttaaaaaatattaattgaacacaaaaaataaattaatacaaactctttattttcctctcataaatttggttattaatctacttatttatttaacttttaatttcttttatttaataggatGATTTTTTGGTTTTCTCTCAGCATCACTATAATTTGTAgttatcataattttttttacctCCCTTTTAATTCACAAAATGGTTCCTCTTCCCTCGaataaatttttcaaattaatcaataattaataacaaaaagtATTATGTGATATTGATTTGTTGCTTAAAATACTCTAACAATAAACgtcgaaatttaaaatttagtatgaattttgatttttaattgttttttaatttatCTAGAAATTAGAAAGACCTaaatttaatgtttgttatgctaatttattttttatataaatatttttttaatttaggTATCATTTTAAATGGATCATTATACGAACATGAATTACTCTCTTAATTAAACATGTCATACTACATGGAGGATTGGTGACGTGGAATTTTGGTAATGTGATGTGGCATTTAGTAATGCGAGGTGGCATTGTCGTGACTTTTAaggtttacccttttaataatatttatagattatagatattattatgaataattacGTTCAAATGGAAGAGTATAAGTTAAATTGAAGTTAATTTCTTGACTCTCATCTCAAGAAAACTATAACCTCAAAAtcaatggaattggtattgaccCAGTCTGTACCGTACCCAATTAAAGATAGAAAAAAAACCGATTAAAATTACTAACCAAAATAAACTCAATCGAAATCgaactaaaacccaaaattaagtTAGTTCGAGTTAAATCGTACCGATTTGATCGATTTAACCTAATCTGAAACCGAACCGAATGACTAAACAAAAATGAAGAGATGAGTAAATTGGGAGGATCACAAAACCCACAGTTGTCTGCATTCGGAGCTCAAAATTCAGCAATTTATCTAACTAGTTTTattcccgtgcaaaaaatgcacgggtcttAATAGTAGACACTATCATTAGATACATGAATATATAATTGAGCGTGATTAAGCGTTCAATAccgtgacaatataaatagtcCATATTTGGAGATTTGAATATCAGATATTATACAACCGtattttgttaaaattatattaaaGGTATTTGACATGTTAAACCCGTTGAATGTATGTAAAATTGTAAATTGCAACATTTATGTAAATTGTGACATTTTAACATAAGCAATTAAGATAGAAATAAGAGAAATTGGTTTGAGGAGAGAAGGTAATTAAATGGTATAGGAGATATGGCGGGGCCCACATTTAGAAACTCAACAGCCAATCAAAAACCAAGaaaaaacttggcttttatactatgtagatttgtTCATCATAATCTCTCCCTTTAAAACAATCCCTCTTCTCAATCAGGTATTTGTTGCATTTCTCCTCAAATTCATGTCATTTTGTTCGCTTTAACTAATGCTTTAATCACTATATTCATGattctcttcttttattttgTTCTTAACCAAGTACTATTATTGTTCAACATTGATTATGTTTGTACCGGTTAATTATTTATGTATTTCATTTATGTGTGTTTAGTGTTAGTCAATTGCTACCTTCGTctaaatcatttgtttacctttgaattAAAATACCCCTGACATGAATTGGGACGGAAAGAGTATTTAGGTTGCGTTATTTAGTGGAGTCTCACACAAACCATGTGCAATTTATTTCGtatttggtctttgtgccaaaagcaAACGTAACAATTTAAGATGGGTTTTCTCGGAAATTTGATTTAAGTTTTTGTTTTACAGCTGTTATTAGGATAAAACTTGAGAACCATGGAATCCGTGTCCAAGAAGAGTATAAGTTGTGAAAGTAATGATGGTATCGAGGACCGGTTGAGTGGCTTGCCTGATGAATTGATTGTGCATATACTTTCATTAATGCCTACTCTAGATGCTGTCAGGACAATGTTACTTCGGCCATTCCGAAATCTCTGGACTTTGGTTCCTGCTCTTAGTTTTGAATATTATGGATACTATTGTAGAATAGCTGATAAACCACCCAGCACTCATGTGTCTTACTCGAGTTTCACGTGCTTTGTCCGAAATGCATTGTTGCTTAACAGAAGGTCCACCATTGATAGTTTTCGCCTTTGTATTTGCAACTTGGATAAAAAGTCGACAGATACGAAGATAATTGGTGATGTTCAAATGTTGCTGAGATATGCTATTGAAAGAGAAGTGAAAGATCTATATTTCCATTATAATGCTCATTTTTTCGATCCACCTGGTTGCGTTTTCACAAGTCAATATCTTGTTACGCTTACACTCTTTTGCTGTACGCTCGAGCATTATGAGCATCAGTCTCAACCTCAAATggtaaatttaagaaaattatcGCTTCTATTTGTTGGTGGAAGTAATAAGGCTTTCAATCAGTTGATATCTGGATGCCCTTGTCTACAAGAATTATTTATTAATACCGCTTTTGGTCTAGAGTTGGTGAGTTTGAATATTAATTCTCCAAGTGTTCGTAAGCTGTATCTTCGCGTGTCTGATGGAAGTTATAATCTTAATTGTCCCAGCCTGAAAATTCTGGATATCGCAATATGTGAAACAGATGTTAAACTGAACATGATTGGTGTCATATCTCTTCAAGAAGTGAATTTCGAGGATTTACCATGGGATTGCGATTCTGGTGAAATTAATGCATATTTTAGCCTAAGTCAAAATGCTGAGCTTATTTCATTCTCATCTGTAGCTTTTAAGGTATGATTTACCTATTTGTTCGAAAGTTACTGAACTTCTATACATTTGATTAATCTGTTTCTTTAAGCTAATTAAGCATCATTCATATATTGATTCCATACTGATCGTGAACTTTTATACATTTGACTGGAACAAACAATGCGCGAATCTGAAAAACACGTAGTAACCCTCTTTCATTACCAGTTTGTTTCCACCGGAAGAGTGTAATGCAGATTAATT
This sequence is a window from Silene latifolia isolate original U9 population chromosome 8, ASM4854445v1, whole genome shotgun sequence. Protein-coding genes within it:
- the LOC141596445 gene encoding protein WHAT'S THIS FACTOR 1 homolog, chloroplastic, with protein sequence MAWRIFTAFCKVYHKPLSPKNVTLSGPIFPAFLTSSYSTSFLITKTPKKFKKKRNKPSARTTLVHHQSSLIAHFERIVNRDNHFRFLIRSKQYLTKQREHILLLDNAGKLYRELGFPRGRKVTKFVAKHPLLFEIYRHNDNKMWLGFTEFMEGLLEEEQKIMESMEMERVKVVKKLLMMSKEKKMPLSKIYHCRFLFGIPDNFRDWVLNFPEDFRVVNSDDGSRTLELLKWDPSLAVSALEKEFMVDEEKVKRAFKFPLKHGKSLDLDHDEVNRLNLLNTLPLVSPYSEGWKHELFTLEAEKYRVGIIHEFLGLTLEKKASIHHIVEFKEEFSLTKHTYQMLSKQPRAFYLAGTEMNWVVFLKDAYDENGHLIEKDPQVAFNERLYTYAQMQQPPEELSQTNRNED
- the LOC141596449 gene encoding F-box/FBD/LRR-repeat protein At5g56420-like, encoding MESVSKKSISCESNDGIEDRLSGLPDELIVHILSLMPTLDAVRTMLLRPFRNLWTLVPALSFEYYGYYCRIADKPPSTHVSYSSFTCFVRNALLLNRRSTIDSFRLCICNLDKKSTDTKIIGDVQMLLRYAIEREVKDLYFHYNAHFFDPPGCVFTSQYLVTLTLFCCTLEHYEHQSQPQMVNLRKLSLLFVGGSNKAFNQLISGCPCLQELFINTAFGLELVSLNINSPSVRKLYLRVSDGSYNLNCPSLKILDIAICETDVKLNMIGVISLQEVNFEDLPWDCDSGEINAYFSLSQNAELISFSSVAFKGISFIKKMEFPQNRWKRIVLHPQWNHERCLEVICMLIKSSINLEELIIYAGESSGNCELFSPGLSTCVLPLLRTVTIHGNHGYEKWCEGQLQVIEFLLKNAVILEKLVITFGENKLTAVEKFDLVKQVSTFRRASVNATVIFT